The genomic DNA TCTGCTGACAGGCGGTCGGAAATCCGTGCAGACCTTTCCGGTCTTGTTGCCTTGCAGCAGTGAGGTGCGACTGCGCGGACCACGCGGCTGCAGGGGTCCGATGGTCCGGAACGCCTCAGACGTGCCGGCTCTCGCGCAACCACTTGGTCGCCACCCACTTTTCCCCGCCCAGCACCGGCGCACCGCCGTGCAGGCTGCGCGTCATGGGATGCGGACGGTCGTAACTGAAGAAGACCGCATTGCCCCGGATCGCCGCGACTTCGAACTGGACATCGGGAAATGTGGTGGCGCCGCCCCGCGCCGGGGTGTTGAGGTACATCACAAGGGTCGCCACGCGCTGGCCGCCCCGTGCCAGCGTGGACCGGTTGCCCGGGCGGTCCGGATCGAAATAGTCGTAGTGCGGCTTGTACTCCGCGCCCACGCCGTAATTCAGTAGCTGGATGCCCTCGCCGTGCTCCAGCGGCCATTCGGTGAGCGCGGCGATCCGCGCTTCGATCGTGCGCAGCAACGCGTTCTCTCCGCGTTGCAGGAACAGACCCCGGCTGGTGCGGTCCGGATGGACCTGGTCGCGCCCGGTCTCGGGGTCGAGCGTGGGCGAACGCTGCACGCGGCCGCGCGCGAGTTCGATCAGGGCATCGCACTCGCCGTCGGAGAGCAGCCCGCCGAACACCACCACGTGCGGATGTACGAGGTGGGCGAGTACCTGCACGCAGCGGTCGCCGGCATCGATCTGCGACGCGCCATTCCACGCCACCGGCGCAGGCACGCGCGCAGGCGCGGGAAGCCCGGCGTCACGTGCATGCCTGGCGAGGTGGTGGCGCACCGCGCTGTCGATGGCGTCGATCGCCACCTGCTCCTCCCAGCCGCGGGTCATCAGTGCCGCGACCACGGCTTCGGGAGACTGGCCCGCACCCACCTGCGCGAGGATCC from Luteimonas sp. YGD11-2 includes the following:
- a CDS encoding 2OG-Fe(II) oxygenase is translated as MDLHHTGPELDDWILAQVGAGQSPEAVVAALMTRGWEEQVAIDAIDSAVRHHLARHARDAGLPAPARVPAPVAWNGASQIDAGDRCVQVLAHLVHPHVVVFGGLLSDGECDALIELARGRVQRSPTLDPETGRDQVHPDRTSRGLFLQRGENALLRTIEARIAALTEWPLEHGEGIQLLNYGVGAEYKPHYDYFDPDRPGNRSTLARGGQRVATLVMYLNTPARGGATTFPDVQFEVAAIRGNAVFFSYDRPHPMTRSLHGGAPVLGGEKWVATKWLRESRHV